CCCAGGGGGTGCGCACGGGGATTACCCCCGGGGAGATGGAGGCCCTCCTCAAGGCCGGCTCCTACCGCTACGAGCGGGTGGAGGAGGGGGGAAGGGTCTACTTCCACCTGCGGCTGGCAGGTCTCAGGGCGGTGCTCTTTCTCCAGGACTGCCGGGAAGGAAGCTGCGAGAGCCTTCTGCTCTACGCGGGGTTTTCCACAGACAATCCCCCCAGCCTGGAGCGGGTGAACGAGTGGAACCGGGAAAAGCGCTTTTCCCGGGCCTACCTGGACGAGGAAGGGGACCCGGTTTTGGAGGCGGACCTGGACCTGGCAGGCGGGGTGGCGGACGGGGCCATAAGGGCTTTCCTGGACCTCTTTGAGGAGAACCTGCGGGCCTTCGCGGCCTGGATCGGGTGGGAGTAGGGGGCGCCATGGAAGAGCTGGCCTTTCCGGCCTGGGCGCGCTGGCGGCTTTGG
The sequence above is drawn from the Thermus thermophilus HB8 genome and encodes:
- a CDS encoding YbjN domain-containing protein, with the translated sequence MARLFLLALILVPALAQGVRTGITPGEMEALLKAGSYRYERVEEGGRVYFHLRLAGLRAVLFLQDCREGSCESLLLYAGFSTDNPPSLERVNEWNREKRFSRAYLDEEGDPVLEADLDLAGGVADGAIRAFLDLFEENLRAFAAWIGWE